The genomic region ACCCCATTCGGACTCATCGAAATCTCAGGTGCCCTCAGCAACGAGCTCGACCTCGCGACCTCTGGAGCGATCGGCGACGCAACCACGACTTACGGCCTCGAGTTCCCCACCGGCGGAATCCGCAACCACTCCATCCTCATGGTCGGCACCAACCTCCCCCAAGAACCTGCCTTCATCACTCGAATCGTCGGCAGCTTCGATGTCGATGACGATCTCTTCGCCATTCTCGGTGCTGATAGACCCCCCGCTCAAGTAAACCCAGCGAGCCCTGGAACACCCATCGAGTTCGAAATCTTCTGGCTCCCCGCACGAACCGCCACCATCGTCACAGGACTCATCCCATGACCCCCACCACACACCCCAACAACACGCAGTGCCAGCGGGGGGCGCGGGGGGTGCGGGGGGGGTTCTCTCTCATCGAGATGATCACCGCCGTCACCGTCCTCGCCCTCGTCTTCACCGTCGTCGTCTACATCGTCGGTGCCATCCGCGACACCGTGAACCTAGGCGGGGCCCAGGACGAAACCCTCTCCGTCGCCCAGGCCGTCGAAGCCCGCATGCGCGACGACATCGCAAGACTCAACACCGACGCCTTCATGGTCATCCGCGCCGCCTCCGTCACCTACACACCCGACGGATTCGACTCCGCTGACATCGAGCGCGAACACCGCGTCGACCAACTCGCCTTCTTCGCCAACGGACCCTGGACCTCCACCCTCGACAGCACCATCCAGGCCCCCACCGCCTGGGTCTCCTACGGACACCTCCGTTTCGATAACACCGCCATCGTTCCCGAAGGCGACTCCCGCTACGACACCGCGCCACCCCACCTGTCCAACCGCCCCGAGGCCATCAATAAGTTCATCGTCCCCCGCCAGTGGACCCTCGGCCGCAGAACCACCCTCCTCTCACCCATCATCCCAAACGATGACCCTCTAACAGGTGTCCCTTATTACCACACCGCCAGCATCTGGCGCAACGACAACAACTACGCCACGCCACTCCCCAACGCCCAAAGCCGACTGACCCTCATCGACACCGCCACCACCGACCTCGCCGTCGGCAGCATCTCCTCCTACCGACAAGCCCTCCTCCAGCCCGCCGCCACCACCGCCAACATCTACACCTTCATGGGCATGGCCGCCACCAGACGCTGGGGATTCCGCGACTACAACATGCAAGGCGCGATCGTGGCCCCATCCGATCCGCTCTCCTTCCCCCTGCGCTTCCAGGCCCCCCTCGTCGCCGCCTCCTTAGCACCCTACTGCTCCGACTTCCGCGTCGACTACGCCATCGACGCCGACAATGATGGCGCGGTCGACATCCAGGACGCCGACACCACCAACGGCTACCCCGCCCACATCATCTGGCACCGACTCAACCCAAGACCCGCAAACGCCAACGAGTTCGAACGAGGCGGGTCCATCTTCACCTCCGGCGACATGCGTGCCTTCGGCTTCGACATCGCACACGATGACACCGGCATTGGCTTCAATGAGAACAACCCCAACCTTCCCGACTACGGCCGAACCTACGATGAAACCGATTCCAACGTCCGCCAAATCTTCGGTGAAGGACTCGAAGTCACCGGCGACGGCGCCTCCGGCATCTACCGCGCCTGGCCCGTCCTCCTCCGAATCACCATGACCCTCCACGACGCCGAAGGCTACCTCCACCAGCAACACGAGGAAACCCGCGAACTCTACGAGGAAACCGTCGGACAACGAGGCTCCCAATGGGTCTTCCGCGGCGAGCCCGATGGCCAGAAACTCCAGCTCATCCTCCGCGTCCCGCCAAAACCCTGACCCCGCGCCCCAAACGCTGTCCAGGAGCGCCACCATGAACACCACACAACCCCGTAACACAACAAACCGCCCCCCCACAACCACCCGCCGCGGCTCCGCACTCCTCCTCGCCGTCGGCGTCCTCCTCCTCGTCTTCCTCGCAGGCGTCGCCTTCGTCTCCTCATCACAATCCGCCCGCATCGCCGGATCCGCCGCCTCAAGAGCCTCCAGCAACGACGCCGCCATCCAGGCCACTGTCAACTACATCGGACAAGTCATCGCCCGGGACTGGACCGACTACACCACCGGCGTAGCCGGCTCCGAATACCACGACTACCCCCACCCCGATGTCGACCCCTGGCTCGCCTCCACCGAACCCGAAGATTTAGTACGCCTCGATCCTTCTCAGCAGAACTTTTTAGTAGCTGAACCCTTCACCGGTTTTCTTGGATCTCTGGGCCAAGTAAACGATGATGGCGATGGTGACAATACAAACGACTGGGAAGCCTGGCGTAACGTCTCCAACCTGACCGACTCAAACAATACGAAACTCCGATTCATAGACCTTGAGCATTTTCTTCCACTTGGTGATTTTGAGGGTTTAAGCATCTATACAGGTGGTACAGACCTTGCAAGGTCTGCTCTGACATACCACCCTACAACTGAAACATACAGCAACGAAGAGTTCCTTAACGACAGCCGCCCCTTTAACCCCGATCAGGCCGCCGACGCCGACGGCGACGGCTACATCGATTCACGCTGGGTCGAACTCCCCATCAACGCCCCAGGCGGACTCCGCTGGGCTGCCGCGGTCCGAATCATCGACGAGTCCGCCCTCGCCAACGTCAACACCGCCACCGAAATCGAACCCATCATCCTCCAACCTCGGGACAGCATGGTCCTCGGCACCACGCCCGCCGACCTCGACCTCCAGCGACTCCTTGCCCGCACCGACTTCACCCACGATGCCGGCAACAACGCCGACTGGGGAAACCCAAGCCCACTCTGGTTCTCCCAAGGAGAAGGCTACGACGGCTTCGTTGCTAGCGACATCTATCAACAAGTCGGCACCACCGGCGGACAACGCGGCGACTCGCCCTACTACGGCGTCGCCTCACTCGCCGCGCCACCCGTCACCAGCTCACAAGTGCCACGAGAAGCTCTCTACAAGGCGCTCGGATACCCCGAAACTATCGCAGGCAACCCGCCCAGCACGATGCCCTCCGGTGCCTACCCCTACAACCGCACCGACCGCGAAGCTCGCTACCACCTCTTCGGCCGCAACCTCGATCAACCCAGCCTCGCCAGGTACTCAACCACAAACCAAGGCATCTACACAGCCCCTTGGAATGAAAACAACTTCATCCTGGCTGAACGCCCCTACATACCCTTCGGCACCGAAACCCTCGCCGAACTACGCACTCGCTTCGGCCTCAACAGCCCCGGCTGGTCCGCCCTCGAATACAGCCTCTACAACGCCTTCGAAGCCACCGACGGCAACGGCTTCTCCGTCCTCCGCTCCAACCGCATCGAAACCCCGGGCTACGCCTCAAGACGACAGATGCGCCAAGGCATCCGACACCTCATCACCACCTACTCCGGTGCCCGTCAGGTCAGACCAGCTCTAAGCACCACACCTTACTTCGCCACCGCCCCCGACCGCGCCAAACTCAATCTCGACCAACTCTACATCGAGGACACCGCAGGCACCTCACCCTCCCCGGAAGCTCAGGCATTTCTCGATCGCGCCGAAGAAGCCGGACTCACTAGCGCCGAACGCCACGCGCTCCTCGCCAACCTCATGGCCTACCGCATCCCCGGCGTCTACGACGATGTACCCGCTAACTTAGGCGCCGATAACACCGACACCCGAACCAACACACTCTCTGACTTCCAAATCGTCGACGGTGCCACCACCTACACCGGCCTCGAAGCCCAGCCCTTCTTCCGTGAAGCCGTATCAGTCATCATCGCCGAAGACCCACCTGATGCCAATCAACTGGTAACGAATGAAAACCGCTACCTTCTCGTCGAGCTCGCCAATCCATGGAGTGTTGGCATGGGCTACGATGCCGATGTTCAGCTTGAGGACTTCAGCATCACCATCCTGATCAACGGCACTCCACTCGCAGCGGGTGCCATACCGTTGAACCCAGGGACACTCGGACCCGGAGATGAATTACTTCTCTCCTCCCCCGGTATTGATCCAGCCACCAGGACCGCCATCACCGCAGCGATGACCGGGCCCGCTACTCAAGCCATCCTTCCCGATAACGCATGGGCTCAAGGCGACGAGATCACCTTCGAACTCCGCTATACCCTAGGCGGCGCCAATCTTCTCGTTGATCGTTTCGAGGCTAGCTTCAACATCGCCACGGTCACTGACGATCCATTCCCGCTCGATGAAGCCGCGCTTTATGGTGGAGAAGCGATCCCTGCGGATGGTGAAACCGTGGTCTATTCCAACTACCTCCGTCGCGACGACACACCAGCAGCATCATTCGCTCACTTTGTTTTGGAAGACTCCGATCAGAACGAAGTCCCAGCCACCCCATCAAGAACGGTATTTACACCACCACTACCGGCCGACTATTCCGCTGCTTTGCTCGAGACCTTTGGCGACGCCAACAATGGCGTCACCTTCACCCCAGCACCTCCAGACTTCCAACTCCACCTCGGCAAGCAGGCCGATGGCACAACCGCCGACACCACCGCCCCAACCCTCGACTCCGTCGCCGAACTCGGACTCCTCCTCACCGTCGCCCACGAAACCGGCGGCGCTGCCGGCGACATACCCATCTCCGAAAACCTCGCCGCGGCCATCAACGCCGCAAACGAGCGCTACTTCGCAAAACTCGACTGGGAAAACGTACCCGCCGGGTCCAATGACCTCCCCGATCCCGTCAACCTCATGGACCAGTTCACCACCGTCCAGGCCGCCGACTCAGGACTGACCGGCACCGCCACCCCAGCCCTCAACCCCGGCATGGCCTTCGGCGTCGTCAACATCAACACCGCACCCCAACGCGTCCTCGAAGCACTCCCCTACACCCTCGGCGGAAGAGTCTTCAACAACCACCCCATGACACCCGGCAGCGAGATGGGCCAGCAACTCGCCGCAGGCCTCATCGACTACCGCGACAAGCCAGCAACAGCCACCACCATCCCCGGCGTCGGAACCTCACCCTTCGACGTGAACGCCAGACAACAAGCCACCACCGGCGTCACCGGCCTCCGCAATGACCCCGGCTTCGCCTCCATCGGTGAAATCGCCATGGCCCGCACCGCCGCCGCAAGCAACTTCACCTCAACCTACCTCTCCACCGACGGTGCCAATACCAACGAACGCGAGGGCGACTTCACCTCCGACAACGTCACCGATGACCTCGAGGAAGAACTCCTCCCCCTCATCCGCACCGCCGCCCTCACCTCAGTCCGGTCCGACGTCTTCACCGCCTACGTCCTCCTCCAGGGAAGACGCCCCAACCCCGACACCCCCACCACCTTCGACAAAGTCGTCGAGCGCCGCTTCATCGTCACCTACGACCGCTCCAACGTGAACGCCCCCGGCGACCAACCCCGCGTCCTCATGTTCATCGAAGACCGCTAAGCCCCCACCCCCCACTCGGGTGCCACGTCCCTTCAGGGTCGTGCCCACCACCCACAAACTTTCACACCTTCCATCACAACCACAAGACCTCCGCCACCGCGCACAATCACGACCGACCAAACTTCCGTGCGCACATCCGACCGCACTTCAACCCCCATCGGTCACGTTTGATTGACGAGTGCGCACAAAAAACCACCCCATCTCACCCCAAAACCGTCCTATAAGATCAAGTCTTTTCGCCAACACAACACCGATTCCCCTAACCAACGAACTTTTTTCTCACCAATTCGTAACAAGGGGTATTGACACCAACATCTTGCTGTTAAAATAGGGATACTTCTCTTCTCCTCCTGGGCCGGCGTCGGGCACCTTTCCCGCCGCCGGCTCTTCTTTTACCCTGATCAAACCACCCCTCCAGCGGCCCGCCCTGCCCAAAAAAGCAGAAGGGTCGGCGATCTAACTCTAGACGGAGCCTCACCTTGCCTGACCAACCCCCCGCCCGTCCCCACGACCCCGACTGCATCTTCTGCCGCATCATCCAGGGCGACATCCCCTGCCACAAACTCCACGAAGATGACCACACCCTCGCCTTCCTCGACATCAACCCCGTCGCCCCCGCCCACACCCTCCTCATCCCCAAAGCCCATTACGCCACCCTCGATCAGCTCCCCCCCGCCACCGCCGCCGCCCTCTTCGCCCCGATCCCGAAGCTCGCCGCAGCCGTCACAAAATCAGTCGGTGCTGAGGCTTACAACATCCTCCAGAACAACGGCGTCGCCGCCGGGCAGGCCGTCCACCACGTCCACATCCACATCATCCCCCGCGGTCTACCCGACTCGAACTTCACCTTCACCTGGCCCGCCACCCACCTCGACAACGACCACGCTGCGGACCTCATCCAGAAAATCCGCGCCAACCTCTAACCCGCGATCGGCCACGAGCCCCGTTTTCCTCAGTGGTTACAGCGACCCCTTAGTCGATGGCATATCCCCACGCGTCACCCGCGTCGCCTGATAAAGCGCCCGCCCAAACGCCTTGAAGATCGCCTCCGCCACGTGATGATCGTTCTCGCCGTGCGGCACCTCGATGTGCAGATTAAACCGCCCCGCCTGCGCGATCGCGTGCATAAACTCTTTCACCAACTGCACATCGAATGCACCGATCTTGGCCCCCGGCCCGCTGAAACCGTCCGCAAACACCAGCGAAAACCGCCCCGACAGGTCCACCGACACCCGCGCCAGCGACTCGTCCATCGGAACCGAGGCAAACCCATACCGCTCAAGACCTTGCCGATCCGCTAGGGCCTGATTCAGCGCCTGTCCCATCACGATCCCCACATCCTCCACCGTGTGGTGATCGTCCACGTGCGTGTCCCCCCGCGCCGTCACCTGCAGGTCAAACCGCCCGTGCCGCGCGATGTGATCGAGCATGTGGTCAAAGAAACCCACGCCAGTTAAGCACTTATAGTCAGGACCGCTCTCCTTGCAGTCCAGCCCAAGCTCCAGCGTGATCGCGGTCTCGCTGGTCGTGCGCTCAATTTTCGAGGTCCGGGTGGGGGGGGGATTCACAGGGTTAAACCTTGGCTGGCTTGAGGATAAGGTCGATCGCGCTGAGCAACGCCCGATTCTGCTCCGGCGTGCCCACCGTGATCCGGAGCTTGTCGCGCAGA from Phycisphaeraceae bacterium harbors:
- a CDS encoding HIT family protein, with translation MPDQPPARPHDPDCIFCRIIQGDIPCHKLHEDDHTLAFLDINPVAPAHTLLIPKAHYATLDQLPPATAAALFAPIPKLAAAVTKSVGAEAYNILQNNGVAAGQAVHHVHIHIIPRGLPDSNFTFTWPATHLDNDHAADLIQKIRANL
- the hisB gene encoding imidazoleglycerol-phosphate dehydratase HisB; the protein is MNPPPTRTSKIERTTSETAITLELGLDCKESGPDYKCLTGVGFFDHMLDHIARHGRFDLQVTARGDTHVDDHHTVEDVGIVMGQALNQALADRQGLERYGFASVPMDESLARVSVDLSGRFSLVFADGFSGPGAKIGAFDVQLVKEFMHAIAQAGRFNLHIEVPHGENDHHVAEAIFKAFGRALYQATRVTRGDMPSTKGSL
- a CDS encoding prepilin-type N-terminal cleavage/methylation domain-containing protein; protein product: MTPTTHPNNTQCQRGARGVRGGFSLIEMITAVTVLALVFTVVVYIVGAIRDTVNLGGAQDETLSVAQAVEARMRDDIARLNTDAFMVIRAASVTYTPDGFDSADIEREHRVDQLAFFANGPWTSTLDSTIQAPTAWVSYGHLRFDNTAIVPEGDSRYDTAPPHLSNRPEAINKFIVPRQWTLGRRTTLLSPIIPNDDPLTGVPYYHTASIWRNDNNYATPLPNAQSRLTLIDTATTDLAVGSISSYRQALLQPAATTANIYTFMGMAATRRWGFRDYNMQGAIVAPSDPLSFPLRFQAPLVAASLAPYCSDFRVDYAIDADNDGAVDIQDADTTNGYPAHIIWHRLNPRPANANEFERGGSIFTSGDMRAFGFDIAHDDTGIGFNENNPNLPDYGRTYDETDSNVRQIFGEGLEVTGDGASGIYRAWPVLLRITMTLHDAEGYLHQQHEETRELYEETVGQRGSQWVFRGEPDGQKLQLILRVPPKP